Proteins from one Desulfonema limicola genomic window:
- a CDS encoding CHAT domain-containing protein — protein MAKCRDDKVRKTQILTNMGVVLNRLAMLYSSTGDYSQAKSMFEQALSIDEKLFGKDHPKVAIRLNNLALIHYFLGDYFTAKEMYEQALKINIKNYDPEHPKIAMNLSNLGMLCYEMGDFIEAEMLYERSLDIKQKKYGFEDPKVAIAMNNLALVFEKQGRYAEAKTTCEQIVKINEKNFGSDHPIVAMNLNNLGWICDVLGEYSEALDMYKRALLIAEGSDAPDLLLNIQDGLCRLLAHMKDYNTAIFFGKQSVNVIQSMRRDMKGLKKELQKSFLSSKQDIYKYLADLLIDQGRIPEAQQVLAMLKQEEYFDFIRRDSSQSDTRTTLASYTEIEEPWQNRYNEIKTGLASMGKEYGELKQKKKLGLSPEENARFKQLKQDLNIAGKSFEKFLAELVTELGQVSTERAADIGEKNLENLQALQGTLRKLGHGCVTVHYLMTEKKLRIILTTQQVQLVRDSEITESELNRLIFAFRQTLQNPHTDPVPQARVLYDAVLKPIAEDLKQAQAQTLMVSLDGTMRYLPISALHNGTEYAAQQYRIVIFTQAAGTKLTDAPEQDMTLAGLGLTHQVEGFSALPAVKKELEGISLIVPGVIHMDEAFTKTALTDALDTEYPLLHIASHFVFNPGTEKDSYLVLGDGSRLLLSELREKKTDFDFNSVDLLALSACNTAMGGGKNANGREIEGFGVQAQKQGAKAVLATLWPVADQSTGIFMQNMYRLRRKQKITKAEAVQQAQVMFIKGGKTNAGENSSDKQQRAKIIPSAPKQEQGRFIPNPDAPYAHPYYWAPFILMGNWL, from the coding sequence TTGGCAAAATGCCGCGATGATAAAGTGCGCAAAACACAAATACTAACAAACATGGGAGTTGTCTTAAACCGGCTTGCAATGCTTTATTCTTCAACAGGTGATTATTCTCAGGCTAAATCCATGTTTGAACAGGCTTTGTCAATAGATGAAAAACTTTTCGGCAAAGATCATCCGAAAGTTGCAATCCGCCTGAATAACCTTGCCCTGATTCATTACTTTTTAGGCGATTACTTTACAGCCAAGGAGATGTATGAACAGGCTTTGAAGATCAATATAAAAAATTATGATCCTGAACATCCTAAAATTGCAATGAACCTAAGCAATCTTGGTATGCTATGTTATGAAATGGGTGACTTTATCGAAGCTGAAATGCTGTATGAGCGTTCATTGGATATTAAACAAAAAAAATACGGGTTTGAAGATCCAAAAGTAGCAATAGCTATGAATAACCTGGCACTGGTTTTTGAAAAACAGGGAAGATATGCGGAGGCTAAAACTACCTGCGAACAGATAGTAAAAATTAATGAAAAAAACTTCGGTTCCGATCATCCGATAGTAGCTATGAATTTGAATAATCTCGGCTGGATTTGTGATGTTTTGGGAGAATACAGCGAGGCATTGGATATGTATAAACGTGCATTACTCATAGCAGAAGGAAGCGATGCCCCTGATTTACTCTTAAATATTCAAGACGGTCTTTGCCGCTTACTTGCCCATATGAAGGACTATAATACAGCCATCTTTTTCGGCAAACAGTCGGTCAATGTTATCCAGAGTATGCGTAGAGATATGAAAGGGTTGAAAAAAGAACTGCAAAAATCATTTTTAAGTTCAAAGCAGGATATTTATAAATATCTTGCTGATCTCCTCATAGACCAGGGCCGCATACCCGAAGCCCAGCAAGTCCTTGCCATGTTAAAACAGGAAGAATATTTCGACTTCATCCGCCGGGACTCATCCCAAAGCGATACCCGCACCACACTGGCATCTTATACTGAAATTGAAGAACCCTGGCAAAACCGCTACAATGAAATCAAAACCGGTCTGGCCTCAATGGGAAAAGAATACGGGGAGTTGAAACAAAAAAAGAAACTGGGGCTTTCCCCTGAAGAAAACGCCCGTTTCAAACAATTAAAACAGGATCTGAATATTGCCGGAAAATCTTTTGAGAAGTTTTTAGCAGAACTTGTAACTGAACTGGGACAAGTCAGCACGGAAAGGGCTGCGGACATCGGGGAAAAAAATCTGGAAAACCTTCAGGCTTTACAGGGAACCCTGCGTAAACTGGGTCACGGATGCGTTACAGTGCATTACCTGATGACCGAAAAAAAACTCCGCATTATTCTCACCACACAGCAGGTGCAGCTTGTGCGGGATTCGGAGATAACGGAAAGCGAATTAAACCGCCTGATTTTTGCATTCCGCCAAACCCTTCAGAACCCGCACACAGACCCGGTTCCACAGGCAAGAGTACTTTATGACGCAGTATTAAAACCCATTGCAGAAGATCTGAAACAGGCACAGGCGCAAACCCTGATGGTTTCCTTAGACGGAACCATGCGCTATCTGCCCATATCAGCCCTGCACAACGGAACCGAATATGCTGCACAGCAATACAGAATTGTGATATTTACCCAAGCTGCCGGAACAAAACTGACCGATGCACCGGAACAGGATATGACACTGGCAGGACTCGGACTGACCCATCAGGTGGAAGGATTTTCCGCACTTCCGGCTGTAAAAAAGGAACTGGAAGGCATTTCCCTGATTGTGCCGGGTGTCATTCATATGGATGAAGCATTTACCAAAACCGCCCTGACCGATGCCCTGGACACGGAATACCCTTTGCTGCATATTGCCAGCCATTTTGTATTCAACCCGGGAACAGAAAAGGATTCATACCTGGTTCTCGGAGACGGCAGCAGACTTCTTTTATCTGAACTCAGAGAGAAAAAAACAGATTTTGATTTCAACAGCGTGGATCTGCTTGCCCTGTCTGCGTGCAACACGGCAATGGGCGGCGGTAAAAATGCCAATGGCAGGGAAATTGAGGGTTTTGGCGTACAGGCACAGAAGCAGGGCGCAAAAGCAGTGCTGGCAACACTCTGGCCCGTAGCCGACCAAAGCACCGGCATTTTCATGCAGAACATGTACAGACTCAGAAGAAAACAGAAAATCACCAAAGCCGAAGCGGTTCAGCAGGCACAGGTCATGTTTATAAAAGGTGGAAAAACTAATGCAGGTGAAAACAGTTCAGACAAGCAGCAAAGGGCTAAAATCATTCCTTCCGCACCGAAACAGGAACAAGGCCGATTCATCCCAAACCCTGATGCGCCCTATGCCCATCCTTACTACTGGGCACCGTTTATTCTTATGGGGAACTGGCTGTGA
- the tnpA gene encoding IS200/IS605 family transposase: protein MRTYRKSSHCIHDLKVHLIWITKYRYKVLTKDVGFRIRDLIRQDCDSNDLQIISGRVSKDHIHLYVSYPPKISVSNMVKKLKDWLKLSFNEKLTRKEKLNETSLQTH, encoded by the coding sequence ATGAGAACTTATAGAAAATCATCCCATTGTATTCATGATCTGAAAGTTCATCTTATATGGATAACAAAATATCGTTATAAGGTGCTTACCAAAGATGTCGGTTTTCGGATTCGTGATTTGATCCGACAAGACTGTGACTCAAATGATCTTCAAATCATAAGCGGCAGGGTAAGTAAGGACCATATACACCTGTACGTATCATACCCACCTAAAATATCTGTAAGCAATATGGTTAAAAAACTGAAAGATTGGCTAAAATTGAGTTTTAATGAGAAACTAACAAGAAAGGAAAAATTAAATGAAACAAGCTTGCAAACGCATTAA
- a CDS encoding cupin domain-containing protein, which yields MLNNITDYLKEGLALEKLIDYQTSSVVSKTIIKKPTGTVTLFAFDKDEGLSEHTAPFDAMVYIADGNARIMISGKEYNLAKGQMIIMPANQPHALKAVEPFKMLLIMIKDDRQLL from the coding sequence ATGTTAAATAATATTACAGATTATTTAAAAGAAGGGCTTGCACTGGAAAAATTAATTGACTATCAAACCAGTTCAGTTGTCAGTAAAACAATTATAAAAAAACCCACAGGAACAGTTACCCTTTTTGCTTTTGATAAAGATGAAGGTTTAAGTGAACACACTGCCCCTTTTGACGCAATGGTTTATATTGCTGACGGCAATGCACGTATTATGATTTCAGGCAAAGAATATAATCTTGCAAAAGGCCAGATGATAATAATGCCTGCAAACCAGCCCCATGCACTTAAAGCTGTTGAACCTTTTAAAATGCTGCTGATTATGATTAAAGATGACCGGCAGTTGTTGTAG
- a CDS encoding Crp/Fnr family transcriptional regulator, with amino-acid sequence MKPVLDIIASIPSFSGLSSEQLKAVRDIVIEKEFGRGELIFSDGDDAKGFYVVSEGQVKIYKMSFDGKEQILHIFGPGEPFGEVPVFSGKSFPANAQAISKSLVLFFPRKDFVELITENPSMALNMLAVLSMRLRQFTVQIENLSLKEVPGRLATYLVWLADEQGTKTSVTLTISKGQLASLLGTIPETLSRIFAKMAGDNLIDVSGRCINLIDREGLENLAEYGKQTDI; translated from the coding sequence ATGAAACCTGTTTTAGATATTATAGCAAGCATACCAAGTTTCAGCGGTCTTTCCAGTGAGCAGCTGAAAGCTGTAAGAGATATTGTCATAGAAAAAGAGTTTGGCAGGGGAGAACTTATTTTCTCTGACGGCGATGATGCCAAAGGCTTTTATGTTGTTTCCGAGGGACAGGTTAAGATTTATAAAATGTCTTTTGACGGAAAAGAGCAGATACTGCACATTTTCGGCCCAGGCGAACCTTTTGGAGAGGTACCGGTATTTAGCGGCAAATCTTTTCCTGCAAATGCCCAGGCTATTTCCAAAAGCCTGGTTTTGTTTTTTCCAAGAAAGGATTTTGTTGAACTTATTACTGAAAATCCTTCTATGGCTTTAAATATGCTTGCAGTTCTTTCCATGAGACTCCGCCAGTTTACAGTGCAGATAGAAAATCTTTCATTAAAAGAAGTTCCAGGCCGTCTTGCAACATATCTTGTCTGGCTTGCAGATGAACAGGGAACAAAAACCTCTGTAACTCTTACAATTTCAAAGGGTCAGCTTGCAAGCCTTCTTGGAACTATTCCTGAAACCCTGTCAAGAATCTTTGCAAAAATGGCTGGAGATAATTTAATAGATGTTTCAGGCCGATGCATAAACCTGATTGACCGTGAAGGACTGGAAAATCTGGCTGAATATGGAAAACAGACTGACATCTGA
- a CDS encoding DUF4407 domain-containing protein has protein sequence MIREKSSDWSILEKFFLFCSGTDAKILKDCSKGIKGKYIALGWLVLTPAVLALWSGSYFFSTIFKNNISLSIFFGLIWALIILNIDRYLIITFEKGSSVFRDIFSFSVISRLIIAVFIAYVIAHPIVLRLFSNNIDEYIYSQNEVKKEDIRNYYNKKIEIVENQVQSLNREINEKANAVKGVNTLPENHEISNLRKDIAVSAKEISNLRIELNKSHEDLSDEISGKSSRTGKKGYGQVARTVELKIASLNSQIAKAEELHENLEQQLKNTIEKEKANNKLAKDAYEFEKTELAALEARNLAIIKDKQSEILRIRALADNKISGFDEKASNDFLARSNALEELSRENYNVKKWSYLLTIIFILLDVLPILWKVIPRKDAYDLKLETYRISAENFETVERKAIDKMKIVREQTALKLFHYENVKHEMGHLCNHKSDLLKMFNNFYESKVFQDHQFIERIKQEKAESESISDLDNENRIEDSINKIIRGYFNHTSGMTSEMVDFLNNDKENEHPKPVLVSKEKAKATEIKKLKTV, from the coding sequence ATGATACGAGAAAAAAGTTCAGACTGGTCTATTCTTGAAAAATTTTTCCTTTTTTGCAGCGGCACTGATGCAAAAATTTTAAAAGATTGTTCAAAAGGGATTAAAGGAAAATATATTGCCCTGGGCTGGCTTGTTTTAACCCCTGCTGTTCTGGCTTTGTGGTCAGGCAGTTATTTTTTTTCCACAATCTTTAAAAACAATATTTCTCTTTCAATCTTTTTCGGTCTTATATGGGCATTGATAATACTCAATATTGACAGATACCTGATAATAACCTTTGAAAAAGGCAGTTCTGTTTTCAGGGATATTTTTTCCTTTTCAGTAATCAGCAGGTTAATCATTGCTGTATTTATTGCCTATGTGATTGCCCATCCCATAGTTTTAAGATTGTTTTCCAATAATATTGATGAATATATCTATTCTCAAAACGAGGTAAAAAAAGAAGATATTCGCAATTATTATAACAAAAAGATTGAAATTGTTGAAAACCAGGTACAAAGCCTTAACAGGGAAATAAATGAAAAAGCAAATGCTGTAAAAGGAGTAAATACTTTACCCGAAAATCATGAAATATCAAACTTGAGAAAAGATATTGCAGTGTCTGCAAAGGAAATCTCAAACCTTAGAATAGAGTTAAATAAATCCCATGAGGATCTTTCAGATGAAATATCAGGAAAAAGCTCGCGGACTGGGAAAAAAGGCTACGGACAGGTTGCCAGAACTGTTGAATTAAAGATTGCAAGCCTCAATTCACAGATTGCCAAAGCTGAAGAACTCCATGAAAACCTGGAACAGCAGCTTAAAAATACCATTGAAAAAGAAAAAGCCAATAATAAGCTTGCAAAAGATGCTTATGAATTTGAAAAAACCGAACTTGCAGCACTTGAAGCCAGGAACCTGGCAATTATAAAAGATAAACAAAGCGAAATCCTGAGAATAAGAGCTTTGGCAGACAACAAAATTTCAGGGTTTGATGAAAAAGCATCAAATGATTTTCTTGCAAGAAGCAATGCACTGGAAGAATTAAGCAGGGAAAATTATAATGTTAAAAAATGGAGTTATCTGCTTACTATTATATTTATTCTCTTAGATGTTCTGCCTATTCTCTGGAAGGTTATCCCAAGAAAAGATGCCTATGACCTTAAACTTGAAACCTACCGCATTTCAGCAGAGAATTTTGAAACAGTAGAGAGAAAAGCCATTGACAAGATGAAGATTGTCCGTGAGCAGACAGCTCTTAAATTATTTCATTATGAAAATGTAAAACATGAGATGGGTCATCTTTGTAATCATAAATCTGATCTTTTAAAGATGTTTAACAATTTTTATGAATCAAAGGTTTTTCAGGATCATCAATTTATAGAAAGAATAAAACAGGAAAAAGCAGAATCAGAAAGTATTTCAGACCTGGATAATGAAAACAGGATTGAAGACAGCATTAACAAGATTATCAGGGGATATTTTAATCACACCAGCGGCATGACAAGCGAAATGGTGGATTTTCTTAATAATGATAAAGAGAATGAGCATCCCAAACCAGTGCTGGTAAGTAAGGAAAAAGCAAAAGCAACAGAGATTAAAAAACTCAAGACAGTATAA
- a CDS encoding YebG family protein: protein MAVITKFFVLRNGVEIDRVFEDKKEAEAYDKMLDAAEKLSDFIKNSDIKADIDDKTIDRISVFLAQKGPEVIQILKGLKPVSSPSPKNKHKENPDQDKAEPDGEKKAANSSSRGKKK from the coding sequence ATGGCTGTTATAACTAAATTTTTTGTATTAAGAAACGGTGTTGAAATTGACAGGGTATTTGAAGATAAAAAAGAAGCAGAAGCTTATGACAAAATGCTTGATGCTGCTGAAAAACTTTCAGACTTTATAAAAAACAGTGATATTAAAGCAGATATTGATGATAAAACCATTGACCGGATTTCAGTATTTCTTGCACAAAAAGGACCCGAGGTTATCCAGATTCTTAAAGGACTCAAACCTGTTTCCTCTCCATCCCCAAAAAACAAACACAAAGAAAATCCAGATCAGGATAAAGCGGAACCAGATGGAGAAAAAAAAGCTGCAAATTCCAGTTCCAGGGGAAAGAAAAAATAA
- a CDS encoding YebG family protein, giving the protein MQDKLKYHADAYDKMLDAAAELADLIEQGGIKINEYDLEELTIFLAVNAHVLRDILKPVKSLIHNPDIKINPA; this is encoded by the coding sequence ATGCAGGATAAATTAAAATATCACGCAGATGCTTATGATAAAATGCTTGATGCTGCTGCTGAACTTGCAGATTTAATTGAACAGGGCGGGATTAAAATAAATGAATATGATCTTGAGGAATTGACCATTTTCCTTGCTGTAAACGCCCATGTATTAAGAGATATATTGAAGCCTGTTAAATCATTAATACACAATCCTGATATTAAAATTAATCCAGCATAA
- a CDS encoding epoxyqueuosine reductase: MENIKKTIQDIVIKFLSDPLKNTLMPGSSEPAFDTPLIGFCRGDDLIFSQIKDHIGSFYWTPLHIFKKTFPDMEISPENLIVISWILPQTRLTKEENRKSVKYPGKRWSLVRHYGEIVNENLRKHVVSELKLLQIPAAAPQLSPFWHREDSKKFGYASTWSERHAAFACGLGTFGLSDGLITPAGKAVRVGSVIAKAEIEPVKRPYIDHHAYCLFFNSGKCGKCILRCPAKAISEKGHNKVKCKDYIRNITSEYIKNNQLGFKVNSCGLCQTKVPCESGIPVQSYHRQV; the protein is encoded by the coding sequence ATGGAAAATATAAAAAAAACTATCCAAGATATTGTTATAAAATTTTTATCAGATCCTTTAAAAAATACATTAATGCCTGGGAGTTCGGAACCAGCATTTGACACGCCCTTAATCGGGTTTTGCCGGGGTGATGACTTGATTTTTTCACAAATCAAAGATCATATTGGCAGTTTTTACTGGACTCCTTTACATATTTTCAAAAAAACCTTTCCTGATATGGAAATTTCCCCTGAAAACCTGATTGTTATTTCCTGGATTCTGCCCCAGACCAGATTAACAAAAGAAGAAAATCGTAAATCTGTCAAATATCCTGGAAAAAGATGGTCCCTTGTTCGTCATTATGGCGAAATTGTAAATGAAAATCTGCGAAAACATGTGGTGTCCGAGTTGAAGCTGTTACAAATTCCTGCTGCTGCACCCCAGCTATCGCCTTTCTGGCACAGGGAAGATTCAAAAAAATTCGGATATGCTTCAACCTGGTCTGAAAGACATGCTGCTTTTGCCTGCGGTCTTGGAACCTTCGGACTTTCAGATGGTCTTATTACCCCTGCTGGAAAAGCTGTTCGTGTGGGTTCTGTTATTGCAAAAGCTGAAATTGAACCAGTTAAACGGCCTTATATAGACCACCATGCTTACTGTCTTTTTTTTAATTCTGGAAAATGCGGAAAATGTATTTTACGATGTCCGGCAAAGGCTATTTCAGAAAAAGGTCATAACAAGGTAAAATGCAAAGATTATATTCGTAATATTACATCAGAATATATAAAAAACAACCAGCTTGGTTTTAAGGTAAATAGCTGCGGGCTTTGCCAGACAAAGGTTCCATGCGAGTCCGGGATTCCGGTTCAATCATATCATAGACAGGTTTAA
- a CDS encoding aminotransferase class I/II-fold pyridoxal phosphate-dependent enzyme, with the protein MQKFNPEQAMCETRREFGEHGGVAPSISRSSTFTVMEPGTMPEIFEGLRGPYKDGCYLYSRHFNPTTNILARYLAAMEGSELAACTASGMSAISSALLQLCHCGDHIIASNTIYGGTYALLKDVFPQMGISTTFVDPSDTSGFKAAVKPETKVIYTETFANPTLKIADIPELSKISKKNKIKLVVDNTFTPVIVSPLKLGADVVVYSLTKFVNGASDIIAGAVCSGTDFIYQLMNLHTGRLMLLGPTMDPRAAFDIIQRLPHLPMRMREHSTRTLAAAELLFKMGIKTVYPGLPAHPQHKLAESMINQGYGYGGIMTVDCKTKDRAENFMSVLQNQEQFGLIAVSLGYFDTLISCSGSSTSSEISPDKQSEMGLSPGLVRFSIGYTGSLEKRLEQIERAVQKCLL; encoded by the coding sequence ATGCAGAAATTCAATCCTGAGCAGGCCATGTGCGAAACAAGAAGAGAATTCGGCGAGCATGGCGGGGTAGCTCCTTCAATATCAAGGTCTTCCACATTTACTGTTATGGAACCAGGTACAATGCCGGAAATATTTGAAGGTTTGAGAGGACCTTACAAAGACGGATGCTATCTTTACAGCCGGCATTTTAATCCTACAACAAATATTCTGGCGCGTTATCTTGCTGCAATGGAAGGTTCTGAACTTGCAGCCTGCACAGCAAGCGGCATGTCAGCCATATCTTCGGCCCTGCTCCAGCTCTGCCATTGCGGGGATCATATTATTGCCAGTAATACCATATACGGCGGAACCTATGCTCTTTTGAAAGACGTTTTTCCCCAGATGGGCATAAGCACAACATTTGTTGATCCCTCAGACACATCCGGGTTCAAAGCTGCCGTAAAACCTGAAACAAAGGTTATATATACGGAAACTTTTGCCAATCCCACCCTTAAAATTGCTGATATTCCTGAATTATCCAAAATTTCAAAAAAAAATAAGATTAAGCTGGTAGTGGATAACACCTTTACGCCTGTGATTGTATCTCCTTTAAAACTCGGGGCTGATGTTGTTGTTTATTCCCTGACCAAGTTTGTCAATGGAGCAAGTGATATTATTGCAGGGGCTGTTTGTTCTGGTACAGATTTTATTTACCAGCTCATGAATCTTCATACAGGCCGTTTAATGCTTCTTGGTCCCACAATGGATCCCCGTGCTGCTTTTGATATTATTCAAAGACTGCCTCATTTGCCCATGCGTATGCGTGAACACAGCACAAGAACCCTTGCTGCTGCCGAGCTGCTGTTTAAAATGGGAATCAAGACTGTTTATCCAGGACTGCCTGCCCATCCTCAGCATAAACTGGCAGAATCCATGATAAATCAAGGTTATGGTTATGGAGGTATAATGACTGTTGACTGTAAAACCAAAGACAGGGCTGAAAATTTCATGTCTGTTTTGCAGAACCAGGAGCAGTTTGGTCTTATTGCTGTATCACTTGGTTATTTTGATACCCTGATATCATGTTCAGGTTCTTCCACTTCTTCTGAAATATCACCTGATAAACAGTCTGAAATGGGATTATCTCCAGGACTTGTAAGATTTTCAATTGGTTATACAGGAAGCCTGGAAAAACGTCTTGAGCAGATAGAAAGAGCTGTTCAAAAATGTCTTTTATAA
- the guaA gene encoding glutamine-hydrolyzing GMP synthase yields the protein MILIIDFGSQFNQLIGRRVREHKVYCQIAGPDISLEQIKEMNPEGIILSGGPSSIYEKNSPKADIKILKLKIPILGICYGMQFMVHALGGRVAGTGRREYGFAELAVKEPDGLFKGIEKQTTQCWMSHGDSVEVLPKGFKATASTENTEFAAIANPAKNYYGVQFHPEVEHTPKGKIMLKNFLFNICKCKPSWTMQSFAQDAVDKIKNQVGDNQVILGLSGGVDSSVAAMLIYKAIGRKLTCIFVDNGLLRQDEAKQLKIRLKQHLDINIRFVNASRDFLKALDKVTDPEKKRKIIGRVFMDVFEAEAKKIKDVQFLAQGTLYPDIIESVSAFGGPTAVIKSHHNVGGLPKKMKLKLVEPLKYLFKDEVRLLGKELGLDEDLVWRQPFPGPGLAIRILGEVNSQRLKILRQADAVLLEEIREAGYYRKLWQSFAVLLPLKSVGVMGDQRTYENIISIRAVTSKDAMTADWAKLPHKLLGNISNRIINEVKGVNRVVYDISSKPPATIEWE from the coding sequence ATGATATTAATAATTGACTTTGGATCGCAGTTTAATCAGCTTATTGGGCGCAGGGTAAGAGAACATAAGGTTTACTGCCAGATTGCAGGGCCTGATATTTCTTTGGAACAAATCAAAGAAATGAATCCTGAAGGAATAATCCTGTCCGGGGGACCTTCAAGTATTTATGAAAAAAACAGCCCAAAAGCAGATATAAAAATTTTAAAATTAAAAATTCCAATACTCGGCATATGCTATGGAATGCAGTTCATGGTACATGCACTCGGGGGCAGGGTTGCCGGTACAGGCAGGCGTGAATATGGATTTGCAGAACTTGCTGTAAAAGAACCTGACGGTCTGTTTAAAGGCATTGAAAAACAGACTACCCAGTGCTGGATGAGTCACGGGGATTCGGTTGAAGTGCTGCCAAAAGGCTTTAAAGCCACAGCTTCTACTGAAAACACTGAATTTGCAGCCATAGCAAACCCGGCAAAAAACTATTATGGAGTTCAATTCCATCCTGAGGTTGAGCATACCCCAAAAGGGAAGATCATGCTTAAAAATTTTCTTTTTAATATCTGCAAATGTAAACCAAGCTGGACAATGCAGTCCTTTGCTCAGGATGCAGTTGATAAGATAAAAAATCAGGTGGGAGATAACCAGGTTATTCTGGGTCTCAGCGGCGGGGTGGATTCTTCAGTTGCTGCAATGCTGATTTATAAAGCCATAGGGAGAAAATTAACATGTATTTTTGTGGATAACGGCCTGCTTAGACAAGATGAGGCAAAGCAGTTAAAAATAAGATTAAAGCAGCACCTGGATATAAATATCAGATTTGTAAACGCTTCCAGAGACTTTTTAAAAGCACTTGACAAGGTTACAGACCCTGAGAAAAAACGCAAGATCATCGGCAGGGTATTTATGGACGTTTTTGAAGCTGAAGCAAAAAAGATCAAAGATGTTCAATTCCTGGCACAGGGAACCCTCTACCCGGACATTATTGAATCTGTATCTGCTTTTGGAGGGCCTACTGCTGTTATTAAATCCCACCATAACGTGGGCGGGCTTCCAAAGAAAATGAAGCTTAAACTGGTTGAGCCTTTGAAATATCTTTTTAAAGATGAAGTCAGGCTGCTTGGTAAAGAACTGGGGCTTGATGAAGACCTGGTATGGCGGCAGCCTTTTCCAGGGCCTGGACTTGCCATCAGGATTCTGGGTGAGGTCAACTCCCAAAGGCTCAAGATATTAAGACAGGCAGATGCAGTCCTGCTTGAAGAGATCAGGGAAGCAGGATATTACAGAAAATTGTGGCAGTCCTTTGCTGTGCTTCTTCCCCTTAAAAGTGTGGGTGTTATGGGGGATCAGAGAACATATGAAAATATAATTTCGATACGGGCAGTTACAAGCAAAGATGCCATGACGGCAGACTGGGCAAAACTTCCTCACAAGCTTTTAGGCAATATATCAAACAGGATCATCAATGAAGTAAAAGGGGTGAACCGTGTGGTATATGACATCAGTTCAAAACCCCCTGCCACCATTGAATGGGAATAG
- a CDS encoding HD domain-containing protein: MKQQDIKALKIWFSDYVSRYLKNNLEYDYAIKLKKDHTERVCKNIIQLGKDLNLSEQDMLLAETIALFHDLGRFRQYAEYGTFKDADSENHAKLSVKELVLNKVLANCSSAERKTVVKAVAWHNALALPKDIDEKDLFFMKLIRDADKLDIWGVFAALYKDKKHNSIVELGLPDIPVCSEKAIDSFTQKHMVRLEDIKTLNDFKLLQLSWIYDINFKESLVIANQRKDLDIISDSLPRSEKLDRAVQAARKYLLTSIPLRN, translated from the coding sequence ATGAAACAACAAGATATTAAAGCCTTGAAAATCTGGTTCTCAGATTATGTAAGCAGGTATTTGAAAAATAACCTGGAATATGATTATGCTATTAAGCTTAAAAAAGATCATACTGAACGTGTATGCAAAAATATAATCCAACTGGGAAAAGATTTAAATTTATCTGAACAGGATATGCTGCTTGCTGAAACCATTGCATTATTCCACGATCTTGGAAGATTCCGCCAGTATGCTGAATATGGAACATTCAAAGATGCAGATTCTGAAAATCATGCAAAACTAAGTGTAAAGGAACTGGTTTTAAACAAGGTTCTGGCAAATTGTTCAAGTGCAGAACGCAAAACTGTTGTAAAGGCTGTTGCCTGGCATAACGCTTTGGCTCTGCCTAAAGATATTGATGAAAAAGATCTTTTTTTCATGAAACTTATCCGAGATGCTGATAAACTGGATATATGGGGTGTTTTTGCAGCTCTTTATAAAGATAAAAAACATAATTCTATTGTAGAACTTGGGCTTCCCGATATCCCGGTTTGTTCAGAAAAAGCCATAGATTCATTTACCCAGAAACACATGGTTCGTCTTGAAGACATAAAAACCCTTAATGATTTTAAACTGCTCCAGTTAAGCTGGATTTATGATATTAATTTTAAAGAATCCCTTGTAATTGCAAACCAGCGTAAGGATCTGGATATTATCAGCGATTCCCTGCCCAGATCGGAAAAACTTGACAGGGCAGTTCAGGCAGCCAGAAAATACCTTCTTACGTCCATTCCATTACGCAATTGA